The Bernardetia sp. genome window below encodes:
- a CDS encoding DUF3244 domain-containing protein, with translation MNISKFIFATVFTLSLSFSSFANSSFDEGSVKNIFKTTFSTKVENKAIANIENNKGIITVMLTDEQGNILHEKRITAEKVKYSINLAKLPKGTYFLQVIGEDKSTYETYYVR, from the coding sequence ATGAATATCTCAAAATTTATCTTCGCTACTGTTTTTACTCTTTCTTTATCTTTTAGTTCTTTTGCTAACTCATCGTTTGATGAAGGCAGCGTTAAAAATATCTTCAAAACTACTTTCTCTACAAAAGTAGAGAATAAAGCCATAGCAAATATTGAAAACAATAAAGGTATAATCACAGTAATGCTTACTGATGAGCAGGGCAACATTTTGCACGAGAAAAGAATTACTGCTGAAAAAGTAAAATACAGCATCAACTTAGCCAAACTTCCAAAAGGAACATACTTTTTGCAGGTAATAGGCGAAGATAAATCAACATATGAAACCTATTATGTTAGATAA